From Garra rufa chromosome 19, GarRuf1.0, whole genome shotgun sequence, the proteins below share one genomic window:
- the cox8a gene encoding cytochrome c oxidase subunit 8A, mitochondrial — MSGLLRGIARMRTAPALRGSTITQRANIATRPAKDSVGPAETVIGLAVFSLTILGPSGWVLANLESYKNKNGAQSE; from the exons ATGTCTGGACTTCTGCGGGGAATCGCTCGTATGCGCACCGCTCCGGCTCTGCGGGGATCAACCATCACCCAGCGAGCCAACATCGCCACACGACCCGCCAAGGATAGCGTTGGGCCCGCT GAGACCGTAATTGGACTGGCCGTTTTCTCTCTCACCATCCTGGGACCGTCTGGGTGGGTTCTGGCCAACCTGGAAAGCTACAAAAATAAGAATGGTGCTCAGTCTGAGTGA
- the slc22a6l gene encoding solute carrier family 22 member 6, with product MAFSDLLEQVGSTGRFQVLHVTLLSMPILMMASHNLLQNFVAAVPPHHCIPHANLSMSSMGAEDVLRVTVPLGQNGKPERCRRYTHPQWQLLSSNISESLWKEDVEEIETQSCEDGWYYNITEMSSTIITEWDLVCDQRALKQMGQTTYMGGVLVGAVIFGGLSDRFGRRILLLISNLMMAVGGTCAAFSTSFTMFCIFRVCCGMALSGLVLNSFSLIVEWIPTRVRTVVGTGTGYCYTTGQLILAALAYCIRDWRWLTLAVSLPFYVSFLYSWWFLESARWLVLTKKSEQAVKNLKTVARLNGRHAEADKINLEMLQESMKKEMACSKGSYSALDLVRTPTMRTITVCLCAVWFSTSFAYYGLSMDLQKFGVSIYLIQIIFGAVDIPAKILVTISMSMLGRRPSQCGALVLAGVMILINLLVPYDLQMLRTSLAVIGKGCLAASFNCCYLYSGELYPTVIRQNGMGWVSMMARFGAMVAPMVLLLGEDYPWLPGFIYGGAPILSGIFAFFLPETLSQPLPDTLQDVDDRGFGWKKNKRLPEKVDLATKDPSCEHLKESV from the exons ATGGCTTTTTCTGACCTGCTGGAGCAGGTTGGCAGCACAGGACGCTTCCAGGTCCTGCATGTCACCCTGTTGAGTATGCCCATCCTGATGATGGCCAGCCATAACCTGCTGCAGAATTTTGTGGCCGCTGTGCCGCCGCACCACTGCATCCCCCACGCCAACCTCTCAATGTCCTCCATGGGTGCTGAGGACGTCCTGCGGGTCACTGTGCCCCTGGGCCAAAATGGCAAACCGGAACGCTGCAGACGCTACACACATCCTCAGTGGCAGCTTCTGAGCAGCAATATTTCAGAAAGCCTATGGAAAGAGGATGTGGAAGAAATAGAGACACAGAGTTGTGAGGATGGATGGTACTACAACATTACAGAGATGAGCTCAACTATCATTACTGAG TGGGATTTGGTTTGTGACCAGCGTGCACTGAAACAAATGGGTCAAACTACTTATATGGGAGGCGTCCTTGTTGGAGCAGTCATTTTTGGGGGACTTTCTGACAG GTTTGGTCGTCGTATATTACTGCTGATCTCTAACCTGATGATGGCAGTTGGAGGAACATGTGCCGCCTTCTCCACCTCCTTCACAATGTTTTGCATTTTCCGCGTTTGCTGCGGCATGGCCCTGTCTGGTCTGGTGCTCAACTCCTTCTCTCTAA TTGTTGAATGGATCCCCACACGTGTGCGGACAGTGGTGGGCACAGGAACCGGCTACTGCTACACCACAGGCCAGCTGATCCTGGCAGCCCTCGCTTACTGCATCAGAGACTGGCGCTGGCTCACACTGGCCGTCTCTCTGCCTTTCTATGTGTCCTTCCTCTACTCATG GTGGTTCTTAGAGTCTGCTCGTTGGTTGGTCCTGACCAAGAAATCAGAGCAGGCAGTAAAAAACCTCAAAACGGTGGCTCGCTTAAATGGACGACACGCAGAAGCTGACAAAATCAACCTTGAG ATGTTGCAAGAGTCCATGAAGAAGGAGATGGCCTGTTCAAAGGGGTCTTACAGCGCTCTAGACCTCGTACGCACACCCACAATGAGAACCATCACCGTGTGCCTCTGCGCAGTCTG GTTCTCAACCAGCTTCGCCTACTATGGTCTCTCCATGGATCTGCAGAAATTTGGGGTCAGCATTTACCTTATCCAGATCATCTTTGGAGCAGTGGATATACCAGCCAAAATTTTGGTTACGATATCCATGAGCATGTTAGGACGAAGGCCATCTCAGTGCGGAGCTCTTGTACTGGCTGGCGTAATGATACTCATTAATCTTCTGGTGCCTTATG ACCTGCAAATGCTACGTACTAGTCTGGCAGTGATAGGGAAGGGCTGCCTTGCTGCATCCTTCAACTGCTGTTACCTGTACTCTGGAGAGCTGTATCCCACGGTCATCCG TCAAAACGGAATGGGATGGGTGTCCATGATGGCTCGCTTTGGAGCGATGGTGGCCCCCATGGTGCTTCTTCTTGGAGAGGATTACCCATGGCTACCTGGTTTTATCTATGGAGGGGCTCCAATTCTCAGTGGGATCTTCGCCTTCTTTCTCCCAGAGACCCTTTCACAACCTTTGCCTGATACTCTGCAGGATGTGGATGACAG AGGCTTCggatggaaaaaaaacaaaagattACCTGAAAAAGTGGATTTGGCAACGAAGGATCCCAGCTGTGAACACCTGAAAGAGTCTGTCTGA